Genomic window (Kribbella jejuensis):
GTTCGAACCGAGCGCCTCGGACACCTGACGCAGCGCGTACGGGAAGTCCTCCCGGGACGGCAGCACCGGCACCAGCGCCCGCTCGGCCAGCGCGCCGTGACCGATCTCGCGGCGCTTCGGCGAACCCACCCGGCCGGTCTCACCGGTCGAGTACGGCGGGAAGTTGTAGTTGTGCATGTACCGCTTGCGGGTCTCCGGGGAGAGCGTGTCCAGCTGCTGCTCCATCCGGAGCATGTTCAGCGTGGTGACACCCAGGATCTGGGTCTCGCCGCGCTCGAACAGCGCCGAGCCGTGCACCCGCGGGAGCACGCCGATCTGCGCCTTCAGCGGCCGGATGTCGGTCAGCCCGCGGCCGTCGATCCGGACCTTCTCCTTGAGCACGCGCTGCCGGACCAGCTTCTTGGTCAGCGAGCGGAAGGCTGCGGACAGCTCCTTCTCACGACCCTCGAAGTCGGCGGCAAGCTTCTCCACGGTCGCGGCCTTGACCGCGTCGGTGGCGTCCTCGCGCTCGTGCTTGCCGGCGATGGTCAGCGCCTGCGCCAGTTCCTCGCTCGCGGCGGCCTCGACCGCGGCGAACGCGTCGTCGGCGTAGTCCGGGAAGACCGGGAACTCACCGGTCGGCTTCGCGGCCCGCGCGGCCAGGTCGGCCTGCGCCTCGACCAGGGTCTTGATGAACGCCTTGGAGGCCTCGAGGCCCTCGGCGACGATCTCCTCGGTCGGCGCCTGGGTTCCGGCCGCGACCTTCTCGAACGTGCCCGGGGTGGACTCGGCCTCGACCATCATGATCGCGACGTCACCGGACTCGGTCACCCGGCCGGCGACCACCATGTCGAAGACCGCGTCCTCGAGCTCGGTGTGGGTCGGGAACGCCACCCACTGGCCGTTGATCAGCGCGACGCGGACGCCGCCGATCGGGCCGGAGAACGGCAGGCCGGCCAGCTGGGTCGACATCGAGGCCGCGTTGATCGCGAGCACGTCGTACAGCTTGTCCGGGTTCAGCGCCAGGACCGTGATGACGACCTGGATCTCGTTGCGCAGGCCGGACACGAACGACGGCCGCAGCGGGCGGTCGATCAGCCGGCAGGTCAGGATGGCCTCTTCGGAGGGCCGGCCCTCGCGGCGGAAGAACGAGCCGGGGATCCGGCCCGCGGCGTACATCCGCTCCTCGACGTCCACCGTCAGCGGGAAGAAGTCGAACTGGTCCTTGGGCTTCTTGCTGGCCGTGGTGGCCGACAGCACCATCGTGTCGCCGTCGAGGTACGCCGCGGCGGAGCCGGCGGCCTGCTGGGCCAGACGGCCCGTCTCGAAGCGAATGGTGCGGGTGCCGAAGCTGCCGTTGTCGATGACGGCCTCAGCGAATTCGGCGCCGTCCATCGGCGCACTTGTGGATCCCGACACGGGATACCCCTCTCTCACAGTGTGACGACTGCGAGGCGCGAGCTTCCGGGGTGCCGGTCTTCGATCGAGGCCCGCGGGTACCACCTGGTACCCGAAAGCCACTACCGAGGACCGGTCGTCCTCCCGCCACGCGCTTCGCGTCGCCTCGTTCGTCTTCCAGTATTCAGTTGCGGTATTCGGTTGTGGTCCGCGCCGTCAGGACGCGGATACGCCAGGAGCGGCCACCCGGGTCTCGGGGGCCGCTCCTCGCGACGTCATCGGCGGAGGCCGAGCCGCTCGATCAGGGACCGGTAGCGGTTGATGTCCTTCTTCGCCAGGTAGTTCAGCAGCCGGCGGCGCTGACCGACGAGCAGCAGCAGGCCACGACGGCTGTGGTGGTCGTGCTTGTGCTCCTTGAGGTGCTCGGTCAGGTGGCTGATCCGGTGGGTCAGCAGCGCGACCTGGACCTCGGGGGACCCGGTGTCACCCTCGGACAGGGCGTACTCGCCCATGATCTTCTTCTTCGTAGCAGCGTCAACAGCTGACACAGGCATCCTCTCGATTTCCGTTGCGCGGCGCACCGGGGCATTCTTCACCCGAGCACTCTCGATCCGCGGCCGTTCAGACGGCAGCAGCCAGCGTATCAGTCCGTGGACGCGTCACCCTAATCAGCATCAAGCGTGCGTCGCGCACCGTCGACGTCGGCCTTCATCTGGACGAGCAGCTCGTCGATGCTGTCGAAGCGGATCTGGGTGCCGCGGAGCCGGGCGACGAAGTCGATCGCGACCTTGGCGCCGTACAGCTCGAGGTCGTCGCGGTCCAGGACGTACGACTCCACCCGCCGGTCGAGGCCGTCGAAGGTCGGGTTCGTCCCGACGCTGATCGCGGCCGGCAGCGGATCGGGGTACGCCGGGGCGCCGGGCGCGGGTGTGAGCACCGTGAGCCAGCCGGCGTACACGCCGTCCTGCGGGACCGCCGCGCCCGGGTCGGCCGGAATGTTCGCGGTCGGGTACCCGAGCTCGCGGCCGCGCTTGTCACCCTCGACGACCACGCCGGTCACTCGCAGCGGGCGGCCGAGCGCCTCCGCGGCCGCCTCGACGTCACCGTCGGCCAGCTTCTGGCGAACGTACGTCGACGACCACGGCTGCTGATCCCCCGCCAGGCTCAGCCCCTCGACCTGGAAGCCGTACTGCGCTCCCGCCTGGACCAGGGTGTCGACGTGACCCGCGGCCTTGTGACCGAAGCGGAAGTTCTCACCGACGACGATCGCCTTCGCGTGCAGGGCGTTCACCAGCGTGCGCTCGATGAACTCCTCCGGCGACCAGTGCGACACCTCCGTGGTGAACGGAAGGATCAGCACCGCGTCGGCGCCGGCCTTGCCGAGCAGCTCCGCCCGCTGCTCCGGGTCGCTCAGCATCAGCGGCGCGTGGTCCGGCCGCAGCACCCGCATCGGGTGCGGGTCGAACGTCATCGCGACCACCGGCAGGCCGCCCAGCTCGGCCGCCCGCGCGCGGGCGTGCGCGAGCACCTCCTGGTGACCGCGGTGCACGCCGTCGAAGTTGCCGATCGTGACGACCGTCGGCCCGAACCCGGGATCCTCGGCGCTCACCTGGTCCAATCCGTGCCAGACACGCATGAGAGCAGGATTCCATGTCCGGGGCCGATTGCTTCAACCAGGTGGCCGATCACCCCTTGTAATCGGGCAGTGACTCAACTTATCGTGGGCCGCGCCACGCTGTGGCACTGCTGAGCTCGGGGAGGTCTCATGAAGCTACGCCGTCTGGTTGCCGCTTGCGCGGTGTTCACACTGCTCGGCACCGTTCCTGTTACCGAGGCGTCGGCCACGCCGCGGTTCACCAAGTACGTCGCGCTCGGCGACTCGTACACCTCGGCTCCGTTCGTGCCGGTGGAGGACCTGCTGTCACTCGGGTGCGCCCGCTCGTACAGCAACTACCCCAAGCAGCTCGCCGCCGCACTGCACGTCTACCGGTTCACCGACGTGAGCTGCGGCGGGGCCGACACCACGAACATGACCCAGCCGCAGAGCACGGTCCTCGGTACGGCGGCCCCGCAGTTCAACGCGCTGACCGCCGACACCGACCTGGTGACGCTCGGCATCGGCGGGAACGATTTCGGCGTCTTCGGCGACATCATCGGCACCTGCCCGGGGCTGCGCGCCTCGGACCCGACCGGAGCGCCGTGCAAGGCGCACTTCACGGTCGACGGCGTCGACACGCTGCTGGCGAAGATCCAGCAGACCCAGACCCGGATCACGACCGTCGTCCAGGGCATCCGGGCGCGCTCGCCGCGAGCCACGATCGTGCTCGTCGGGTACCCGAAGATCGCGCCGGAGCACGGCACCTGCCCGTCGATCCTTCCGTTCGCAGACGGCGACTACGGCTACCTGTACTCGATCGAGCAGGCGCTGAACGCCGCCGTCGCCGGAGCGGCCGCGGCCGGCGGAGCGACGTACGTCGACACCTTCAACCCCTCCACCGGGCACGACGCCTGCGCGCCGGACGGGCAGGCCTGGATCCAGGGCAAGGACATCAACCTGCTGCGGGCGCTGAACTACCACCCGCGCTTCGAGGGCGAGGCCGGGATGGCCGCCCTCACCTACAAGACGCTGACCGGCCAGCCGCCGGTCGTCACGGCCGCCGAGCAGGCCGCCTGGGCCACCATGGCCCGGGCGCTGGCGAAGCAGGCCGCAGCGTCACCCCAGGCCCTCGGGGCCTCCCTGAACCGCGTACGGACCAGCGCGCAACGCTGACCCTTTCCAATCCGTACTGCGGACTCCGGGCCGGGCCACCTCACGCGTGGCTCGGCCCGGTGGTTTCTTCCAGCAGTTCGGTCAGCGCCCGGCCGAGCGGCAGGTTCACCCGGTACATCGCGTACGGGTCGCCGCGGGTCAGGCCCTGGTTGACGATCAGCACCGGCGTACCGGCCTTGGCGGCGTGCCGGACGAAGCGGAAGCCCGACATCACGGTCAGCGACGAGCCCAGGACGAGGACGGCGTTCGCGTCGTCGACCAGCTGGTAGCAGCGCTCCACCCGGCTCTTCGGGACGTTCTCGCCGAAGAACACCACGTCCGGCTTGAGTACGCCGCCGCAGACCGTGCACGGGACCACCCTGAACGTCCGGACCACGTCGTCCGGGAGCTCGACGTCGCCGTCCGGGTTGATCCGGGTCGCCTCGGCCGTGAACGCCTGGTTCGCGGCGCGCAGCCGGCGGTCGAGCACCTCGCGAGCGGACGTCGTACCGCAGTCGAGGCAGATGATGCGGTCCAGGTTGCCGTGCAGCTCGATCACGTCGCGGGCGCCGGCGGCCTGGTGCAGACCGTCGACGTTCTGGGTGATGATCCCGCTCAGGTAGCCGCGGGCCTGGAGCGCGGCGACGGCGCGGTGGCCGTCGTTCGGGGCGGCGCGCGCGATCGTCCGCCAGCCCAGGTGGCTGCGTGCCCAGTACCGCTGGCGAGCTTCCTCGCTGCCCTGGAAGTCGCCGTACGTCATCGGCGTATGCGTCCGCAGGCTGCCGGTCTCGCCGCGATAGTCGGGGATGCCCGACTCGGTCGAGATCCCGGCTCCACTCAGAACGACGACGCCGCCGGCCGCCACGACCTCCGCGACCGGGCCGACGTCCGTCGCCCCCGGCTCCAGCGCCAGCACCTCAGGGCCCGGAGCCCACTCCAACGTCGGACGAGAACGCACGCCTCCAGGGTACGGGCAGGTCAATCGACGCGGGGTGGGCCGGATCGCAGGCGGCGCTCGGCGGCCGGGCGGGTGACGGCTTGGTCGAGTGAGGACCAGTCGGCGTCGATCCACCAGGTGGCGCCCGCGTCGGCCCACGGACGGACCGTGTCGGCGGCCTTCGGGTCATCGGCGGCGGTCATCCCTTCGGCGACCACGTCGTACCCGTCCATGGTCAGACCGTGTTTCTCGCGCTCGGTGCGGATCCACTCGACGCCTTGGGCGACCACCTCAGGCGTCACCTCACCGTCGCCGACGTACGCCGGGAGCCACCCGTCCTGCAGCGCGGCGCGGCGCATCGACTTCGGCCGCGGCCAGCCGCCGACCACCCAGGTCGGGACGCGCGGCTGCTGCACCGGTGGCGGCGGCGCGGGCGGATTCAGCTCGGCGACCTTGCGAGAGCTGTAGTGCTTGCCGGAGAACTCGAACGGCTCGTCGCGCCACAGGTGCGGCAGCATCTCGAGCGACTCGTCCATCAGCTCCGCGCGCACCTTGCGCCCGGGATCATCCTCGAACAGCCAGAACCGATCCTCCCCTGACACACCGAGCCCGACCGAGAGGATCACCCGCCCGCCGCTGAGGTTGTCGACCGTGGAGACCTGGCCCGCGACGTCCCACGGTTTTCGCCGCGGCAGGGGTGTGAGCATGGTGCCCAGCCGGATCCGCTCGGTCGTCATCGCCGCGGCGCCGAGCATCACCCAGGCGTCGATCCCCCAGATCGACTCCCAGACGAAGAACCCGTCCCAGCCGTGGCTCTCCGCGAGCGGGGCCAGCTCGGCCGCGTCGCGCGCATCGCCGTACGCCATTACGAACCCGTATTTCATGCCACCGGACGCTAACGGGCGCCACCGACAATTTCAGGCGACGAAGACAGCCGTCGGTTTCGCCAGCGGTCCGTGGGGTTCGTAGAGCGCCAGGAACGTACCGGTGGGGTCGAACATGGCGGTTTGACCGGGCGCCAGGTTCAGCCCCGGCAGCGGGCGGCCGGTGCGGATCGCGGCGGCTTGCGCTTCGTCCACGTCGTACCGCGGAAAGGTGCCGGCGGCAACGTCCGCGATCGGCAACCAGTCGAACGACTTCGCCAGCGACTCCAGCGAATGCGCCACCGAAAGGTCGAACGAGCCGACCCTGGTACGGCGCAGCGCGGTCAGGTGACCGCCGATGCCGAGCTCGGCGCCGAGGTCCCGGGCCAGCGCGCGGATGTAGGTACCGCTGGAGCAGTCCACCGAGACGTCGACCGAGATCCCGTCGGCGTCCGGCCGGACGTCGAGGATGTCGTACCGGGAGACGGTGACCGTGCGGGCCTTCAGCGCGACCTCCTCGCCGGCCCGGACCCGCTCGTACGCGCGCCGGCCGTCGACCTTGATCGCGGACACCTTCGACGGCACCTGCGAGATCTCACCACGAAAGCCCTCCACCGCGGCCGAAATCGCCGCCGCCGTGACGCCGCCGACCGGCGCGATCTCGAGGACCTCGCCCTCGGCGTCGTCGGTGGTCGTGGTGGCACCGAGCCGGATCGTCGCGTCGTACGACTTGTCGGCCAGTTGCAGGTGCCCGAGCAGCCTGGTGGCGCGGTTGATGCCGACGATCAGCACACCGGTCGCCATCGGGTCCAACGTGCCGGCGTGCCCGACCTTGCGGGTACCGGCCAGCTTGCGGATCCGGGCGACCACGGTGTGCGAGGTCAGGCCTGCCGGCTTGTCGACGACGACGATCCCGTCCGACGCCGGCGTGAAGTCCGGGGTCAAGTCAGTCCTGCTCGTCCTCGTCGGCCGGCGCGTCGGCGTCGTCGTGCGGCCGCTTGTACGGGTCGGCGTCGCCGGCCGGCTTGGCGCCCGCGGCGGCCTTGGCCACCTCGGCGTCGGCCTCGCGGGCCTTGGCCAGCAGCTCCTCGATCTGGCCGGCGTTCTCCGGTACGGCGTCCAGGAAGAACGCCACGCTCGGGGTGTGCCGCAGGCCCAGCGCCTTGCCGACCTCGCTGCGGATCAGGCCCTTCGCCGACTCCAGCGCGGCGGCCGTGTTCGCCCGCTCCTGCTCGTCGCCGTACACCGTGTACCAGACGCTGGCCTCGCGCAGGTCGCCGGTCAGCCGCGCGTCGGTGACCGTGACGAACCCGAGCCGCGGGTCCTTGACCCGGCGCTCCAGCAGCTCCGCGACGAGCACCTGGATCCGGTCGGCCAGCTGCTTCGCCCTTGCTTCACCCATCAGGGCTCAACTCCCTCATTCATGAACAACGTCCGGAGAGACCGCAGTCTCTCCGGACGCTACTCCTCGGTGACCCGCGCCGGGTCACCGCCTACGTCAGCTGCGCGGCTTCTCGCGCAGCTCGAACGCCTCGACGACGTCGCCGATCTTGATGTCGTTGAAGTTGTTGATGGTCAGACCGCACTCGAAGCCCTCGCGGACCTCGGACGCGTCGTCCTTGAACCTCTTCAGCGACGACAGCTCGGTGTTGTCGACGACCACGGCACCGTCCCGGATCAACCGGACCTTGGCGTTGCGCCTGATCAGGCCGCTGGTCACCCAGCAACCGGCGATGTTGCCCACCTTCGAGGAGCGGAAGATCTCCCGGATCTCCGCCTGGCCGAGGGTGACCTCCTCGTAGATCGGCTTCAGCATGCCCTTCAGGGCCGCCTCGATGTCGTCGATCGCCGAGTAGATGACCGAGTAGTACCGGACATCCACGCCCTCGCGCTCGGCCAGGTCACCGGCCTTGCCCGCCGGCCGCACGTTGAAGCCGATGATGACGGCGTTCGACGCGATGGCCAGGTTGACGTCGTTCTCGTTGATCGCACCGACACCGCGGTCGATGATCCGCAACGACACCTCGTCGCCGACCTCGATCCGGACCAGGGCGTCTTCCAGCGCCTCGACCGAACCCGACACGTCGCCCTTGAGGATGAGCAGCAGCTCCTGGGTCTCGCCCTTCTCCATCGAGGCCATGAAGTCCTCGAGGGTACGACGGACGCGACGCTTGGCGTTGGCCGCCGCCCGGGCACGGGCTTCCCGCTTCTCGGCGATCTGCCGGGCCCGGCGGTCGTCGTCGACGACCAGGAACTTGTCACCCGCACCTGGTACGGCGGTCAGACCGAGCACCAGGACCGGACGCGACGGGGTCGCCTCCTCGACGTTGTTGCCGTGCTCGTCGAGCATGGCCCGGACCCGGCCGTACGCCGGACCGACCACCATCGAGTCGCCGACCCGGAGCGTTCCGCGCTGCACCAGCACGGTCGCCACCGGACCACGGCCCTTGTCGAGGTTCGCCTCGATCGCGATGCCCTCGGCGTGCATGTGCGGGTTGGCGCGCAGGTCCAGCGCCGCGTCCGCGGTCAGCACGACGCCCTCGAGCAGGCCGTCGATGTTGATCCGGGACTTGGCCGACACGTCGATGAACATCGTGTCGCCGCCGTACTCCTCGGGCACCAGGCCGTACTCGGTCAGCTGACCGCGCACCTTGGCCGGGTCCGCCGCCGGGACGTCGATCTTGTTCACCGCGACCACGATCGGGACACCCGCCGCGCGGGCGTGGTTCAGCGCCTCGATCGTCTGCGGCATCACGCCGTCGTCGGCCGCGACCACCAGGATCACGATGTCGGTGGCCTGCGCACCACGGGCACGCATGGCGGTGAACGCCTCGTGACCCGGGGTGTCGACGAAGGTGATGGCCCGCTGCTCGCCGTCCACCTCGGTCGTCACCTGGTACGCACCGATGTGCTGGGTGATGCCGCCGGCCTCGTCGGCCACGACGTTCGCCATCCGGATCGCGTCCAGCAGCTTGGTCTTACCGTGGTCGACGTGACCCATCACGGTCACCACCGGCGGCCGCGGAGCGAGGTCGCCCTCGCCGCCCTCGTCGGCACCGAACTCGATGTCGAACGACTGCAGCAGCTCGCGGTCCTCGTCCTCCGGCGAGACGATCTGGACGTCGTAGTTCAGCTCGGTACCGAGCAGCTCGAGCGTCTCCTCGTTCACCGACTGGGTCGCGGTGACCATCTCACCGAGGTGGAACAGCACCTGGACCAGCGACGCCGGGTCGACTCCGACCTTCTCGGCGAAG
Coding sequences:
- a CDS encoding polyribonucleotide nucleotidyltransferase gives rise to the protein MDGAEFAEAVIDNGSFGTRTIRFETGRLAQQAAGSAAAYLDGDTMVLSATTASKKPKDQFDFFPLTVDVEERMYAAGRIPGSFFRREGRPSEEAILTCRLIDRPLRPSFVSGLRNEIQVVITVLALNPDKLYDVLAINAASMSTQLAGLPFSGPIGGVRVALINGQWVAFPTHTELEDAVFDMVVAGRVTESGDVAIMMVEAESTPGTFEKVAAGTQAPTEEIVAEGLEASKAFIKTLVEAQADLAARAAKPTGEFPVFPDYADDAFAAVEAAASEELAQALTIAGKHEREDATDAVKAATVEKLAADFEGREKELSAAFRSLTKKLVRQRVLKEKVRIDGRGLTDIRPLKAQIGVLPRVHGSALFERGETQILGVTTLNMLRMEQQLDTLSPETRKRYMHNYNFPPYSTGETGRVGSPKRREIGHGALAERALVPVLPSREDFPYALRQVSEALGSNGSTSMGSVCASTLSLLNAGVPLKAPVAGIAMGLISGEVDGKEEFVALTDILGAEDAFGDMDFKVAGTKDFVTALQLDTKLDGIPASVLAGALKQAKDARLTILDVMAKAIDAPGEMSEFAPRVISVKVPVDKIGEVIGPKGKMINQITEDTGADISIEDDGTVYIGATDGPSAEAARAAINAIANPTMPEKGERYLGTVVKTTNFGAFISLLPGKDGLLHISKLRPLAGGKRVEAVEDVLSVGQKLQVEIAEIDDRGKLSLIPVIEGSDEKKDEPAAE
- the rpsO gene encoding 30S ribosomal protein S15, whose amino-acid sequence is MSAVDAATKKKIMGEYALSEGDTGSPEVQVALLTHRISHLTEHLKEHKHDHHSRRGLLLLVGQRRRLLNYLAKKDINRYRSLIERLGLRR
- a CDS encoding bifunctional riboflavin kinase/FAD synthetase, giving the protein MRVWHGLDQVSAEDPGFGPTVVTIGNFDGVHRGHQEVLAHARARAAELGGLPVVAMTFDPHPMRVLRPDHAPLMLSDPEQRAELLGKAGADAVLILPFTTEVSHWSPEEFIERTLVNALHAKAIVVGENFRFGHKAAGHVDTLVQAGAQYGFQVEGLSLAGDQQPWSSTYVRQKLADGDVEAAAEALGRPLRVTGVVVEGDKRGRELGYPTANIPADPGAAVPQDGVYAGWLTVLTPAPGAPAYPDPLPAAISVGTNPTFDGLDRRVESYVLDRDDLELYGAKVAIDFVARLRGTQIRFDSIDELLVQMKADVDGARRTLDAD
- a CDS encoding SGNH/GDSL hydrolase family protein; translation: MKLRRLVAACAVFTLLGTVPVTEASATPRFTKYVALGDSYTSAPFVPVEDLLSLGCARSYSNYPKQLAAALHVYRFTDVSCGGADTTNMTQPQSTVLGTAAPQFNALTADTDLVTLGIGGNDFGVFGDIIGTCPGLRASDPTGAPCKAHFTVDGVDTLLAKIQQTQTRITTVVQGIRARSPRATIVLVGYPKIAPEHGTCPSILPFADGDYGYLYSIEQALNAAVAGAAAAGGATYVDTFNPSTGHDACAPDGQAWIQGKDINLLRALNYHPRFEGEAGMAALTYKTLTGQPPVVTAAEQAAWATMARALAKQAAASPQALGASLNRVRTSAQR
- a CDS encoding NAD-dependent protein deacetylase gives rise to the protein MRSRPTLEWAPGPEVLALEPGATDVGPVAEVVAAGGVVVLSGAGISTESGIPDYRGETGSLRTHTPMTYGDFQGSEEARQRYWARSHLGWRTIARAAPNDGHRAVAALQARGYLSGIITQNVDGLHQAAGARDVIELHGNLDRIICLDCGTTSAREVLDRRLRAANQAFTAEATRINPDGDVELPDDVVRTFRVVPCTVCGGVLKPDVVFFGENVPKSRVERCYQLVDDANAVLVLGSSLTVMSGFRFVRHAAKAGTPVLIVNQGLTRGDPYAMYRVNLPLGRALTELLEETTGPSHA
- a CDS encoding LLM class flavin-dependent oxidoreductase, giving the protein MKYGFVMAYGDARDAAELAPLAESHGWDGFFVWESIWGIDAWVMLGAAAMTTERIRLGTMLTPLPRRKPWDVAGQVSTVDNLSGGRVILSVGLGVSGEDRFWLFEDDPGRKVRAELMDESLEMLPHLWRDEPFEFSGKHYSSRKVAELNPPAPPPPVQQPRVPTWVVGGWPRPKSMRRAALQDGWLPAYVGDGEVTPEVVAQGVEWIRTEREKHGLTMDGYDVVAEGMTAADDPKAADTVRPWADAGATWWIDADWSSLDQAVTRPAAERRLRSGPPRVD
- the truB gene encoding tRNA pseudouridine(55) synthase TruB; the protein is MTPDFTPASDGIVVVDKPAGLTSHTVVARIRKLAGTRKVGHAGTLDPMATGVLIVGINRATRLLGHLQLADKSYDATIRLGATTTTDDAEGEVLEIAPVGGVTAAAISAAVEGFRGEISQVPSKVSAIKVDGRRAYERVRAGEEVALKARTVTVSRYDILDVRPDADGISVDVSVDCSSGTYIRALARDLGAELGIGGHLTALRRTRVGSFDLSVAHSLESLAKSFDWLPIADVAAGTFPRYDVDEAQAAAIRTGRPLPGLNLAPGQTAMFDPTGTFLALYEPHGPLAKPTAVFVA
- the rbfA gene encoding 30S ribosome-binding factor RbfA, whose product is MGEARAKQLADRIQVLVAELLERRVKDPRLGFVTVTDARLTGDLREASVWYTVYGDEQERANTAAALESAKGLIRSEVGKALGLRHTPSVAFFLDAVPENAGQIEELLAKAREADAEVAKAAAGAKPAGDADPYKRPHDDADAPADEDEQD
- the infB gene encoding translation initiation factor IF-2, with amino-acid sequence MAKVRVYELAKELGVTSKVVLTRLNDMGEFVRSASSTIEAPVVRRLAEEFEKNPPKKRAAKKAAASTSAAPQATAPVAPAAPRPAQPATPKAPAERPAPAAEPVTPAETTPAPAARAETPEVTAPAPARPGPRPGPKPGPRQETTPAESAPAAAAPVESPAAPATPAFEAPAARAESQEAPEARRSDAPRPGASPRPGGQSPRPAVPGASPRPGGQGAGPRPGAGPRPGEGSGARPGGSARSDAPRPGAPRPGAPRPGAPRPGGAPGGAPRPGNNPFSSTQGMGRGPRPGPGGGGSDRRGPSPAGATPRPPQGRSGGPGGPGGGSDRPRPAGGGVPGAPRPNPAMMPKSSAGTFTGRPGGGSGGPGGGRGGGGGRPGGAPGAGPRGGGGGGFRPGGGGPSGPPGGGGGRPGPGNRGRGGTQGAFGRPGGPARRGRKSKRAKRQEFDNMQAPAVGGVRVKHGDGEVVRLPRGASLTDFAEKVGVDPASLVQVLFHLGEMVTATQSVNEETLELLGTELNYDVQIVSPEDEDRELLQSFDIEFGADEGGEGDLAPRPPVVTVMGHVDHGKTKLLDAIRMANVVADEAGGITQHIGAYQVTTEVDGEQRAITFVDTPGHEAFTAMRARGAQATDIVILVVAADDGVMPQTIEALNHARAAGVPIVVAVNKIDVPAADPAKVRGQLTEYGLVPEEYGGDTMFIDVSAKSRINIDGLLEGVVLTADAALDLRANPHMHAEGIAIEANLDKGRGPVATVLVQRGTLRVGDSMVVGPAYGRVRAMLDEHGNNVEEATPSRPVLVLGLTAVPGAGDKFLVVDDDRRARQIAEKREARARAAANAKRRVRRTLEDFMASMEKGETQELLLILKGDVSGSVEALEDALVRIEVGDEVSLRIIDRGVGAINENDVNLAIASNAVIIGFNVRPAGKAGDLAEREGVDVRYYSVIYSAIDDIEAALKGMLKPIYEEVTLGQAEIREIFRSSKVGNIAGCWVTSGLIRRNAKVRLIRDGAVVVDNTELSSLKRFKDDASEVREGFECGLTINNFNDIKIGDVVEAFELREKPRS